In the Candidatus Hydrogenedens sp. genome, GCACTTATATTATAACGACGCACCATATCCGCGATGCTGAAGCCAATTATTTCTTGTCTTGTAATAGATATGAACCTACAGAATTGCTCATTTACATCAACAACTATGCCATCCGGATTGCTCAATACATAACCTTCTGAAATATGGTCGGCAAGGGTCTTAAATCGCTCTGCTAATTCGTCAATATTTTCTTCACGACGGATAAGAATAATTACAAATGATAATATCCCTAAAAGAAAGCTGCCTAATCCTATAAGTTCTGACAATCGGCGAATCTCATCAGGTAAATTATCGTACCAATATAGATTCAATGATGTTTTTGAAATTATCCATATACCTGAAGTAAATAGTAATACAATTCCACCCACAAGAACGGACTTCTCTCCTGTCGAAAATCGATATTTATTTAACATAGTAATGGTTATAAAAGAGGGTAATGCAATAGAAAGTGAAGCGGTAATAAATCTTGTATTAGGTGTATTCATTATTTCCTGGGAAATAAACAATCCCCCGAAACCAAAGATAAAAGGTATAAATAAAGAAACAATTTTTTCATGAGATTTACTTAACTTTAAAAATTCCTTCATTTTGTATCCTTTTCTAACTTTATCTTATTTTTGATAATATCCTTCACCAACTTATCACATCGCTCATTTTGGGGGTGTTGACTATGCCCTTTTATCCATTCCCAAGTAACCTCATGCTTTTCAACTAATTCTGCCAGTTCATTCCATAAATCAATATTTTTGACTGTTCCAGAACTTGTTTTCCATCCTTTTTCCACCCAAGATTTTAGCCATTCCGACATTCCCTTTTTTAAATATTCTGAATCAGTATAAATAACAACTTTACAACGCTTTTTAAGTGCTTTTAATCCTTCAATAGCCGCCTTTAATTCCATGCGATTGTTTGTTGTATTTTCATCATATCCCGTTAATATTTTCTCCTTATCGCCGTAAATTAATATTACTGCCCATGCCCCTCTTCCTGGATTGGGAATACATCCTCCATCGGTAAATATTTCCACATAAGGAATACCTGTTTTATTTTCGACTTCATTCACATTAGTTTCCCTCTATTTCTTCTATCCACTTATCATTCCGATATTTCTTTGCCAATTCTTTTACTGTCATACCTTCTTTATTCTTTTCTTCCATCGGAATTCCAACCGTTTTTAAGTACTTACCTATATTTACTGTTCCAAATATAGCCGAAGTATGTAAGGGAGAATCTCCAAAGTTATCTTTTATCCTGGCATTTGCACCATGTGTTATTAACCATCGGGCAGGCCCTTTTAAATCCCACATAGCACATACATGCAAAGGGGTCATCCCTGTTATATCCTTCTCATTAAGTTCTGCTCCATATCTATACAATAGTTCTAATACATCCTTACTTCCGCTACATACTGCATAATGTAAAATTGTTTTGCCCAAATAATCTTTACTATTAATAATTGCTGGATTTTTCAACAACTGTTTTTCTAAATTAACCGCATCCCCTTTTGCAGCGAGGTCAAAACATGATGGGCTACAACCTGATATAATTAAAGGTAATAAATATAAATAAATCTTCATTTTTCTATACAAATTCAGCACCATTTTATATACTGCAAACCTCTACTTGTATATTATAATAGTATTATAAATAATCACTCATAATAAGGAATAATCCATGTCCAAAAGGCACCCAGCAGTAAGTGGACAATTTTATCCAAGCAATCCATCAACACTATTAGCCCAGGTTAGTATTTATATAGAACAATCTGGTGTCTCTCCATCTTCAGGGCGTGTATTATCAATTATTGCTCCTCATGCGGGTTATATGTATTCAGGACCGACCGCAGGTTTTGCATTTGCAAGAATTCGAGGGCAAAAAATAAACCGCGTTATTTTAATAGGTAGGTCTCATCGTTATACCTTTAATGGACTGGCTATTTGTGAATACGAATCTTTTCTAACTCCTGTAGGTGAATTTCCTGTTGATGAAGCATTTAATTATACTCTGATGCAAAAACTACCCTTTTGCACAAATAGTTCCCATATTTATGAACATTGTATTGAGGTCATGTTACCTTTTTTATATGGAAGTATTGGCACAGTTCCCATTGTCCCTATTTTGCTTGGTAAAGAACCTTCGCAAAAACATTTTGAATACGGGAAAACACTGGCCTCACTATCTGGTGATGGTGATTTACTGATTGCATCTACAGACTTGTCTCACTACTTACCGGAAAAAGAGGCAAACCAGATAGATACAAATACAATTCATGCTATTTTAGATAAGGATGTAGAAAAGATTATTCGTGGGATAGAATCCGGGACATGTTCTATGTGTGGCGCCTCTGCTGTTGTTTTTGCAATGGGATTTGCTTCTTATTTTGGTAATTATGATGTTCACTTATTAAATTACACAACCAGCGGGAAAACCTCTGGTGATTATAGTTCTGTTGTTGGTTATGCATCTATGAGTTTTGAACTAAAAGAAACAAACATGTAAAATAAAATAGCTATCGCATACAAGGCAACGCATCTTAAAAACAGGATTTTTCAAATGGCGGGTATTCGCATTCAAGATATTTGTTCTATTTTAGAAGAATGGGCTCCAAAGGAATTAGCCTTTCCTGAAGATTCGGTAGGATTGGTATTAGGGTCAACAGATTGGGATACCAACAATGCTATTGTCTGTCTAACAATTACAGACCAAATTGTTAAAGATGCTATACAAAAGAAAGTAAAACTGATTATTTCTCACCATCCTTTAATTTTCCAGCCACTACGGAAAATAGTTCATACAAACCCACATCAAAAAAGGATAGCTCAGTTAATAACAAATGAGATTGCATGTTATACATGTCATACAAACTTGGATGTTGCAGAAAAAGGGGTAAATTACATACTGGCTAAGAAATTAGACCTTTCGAATATTTCCGGATTGCTTCCTATTGAACATATAAGGCTATACAAATTAGTAACATTTGTTCCCAAAAATCATCTTGAAAAAGTTAGAAATGCAGTATGTGGTTGTGGTGCAGGTATTATTGGAGAATATGCGTATTGTTCCTTCAGTACATCCGGGATAGGCACTTTTCTACCTTCCGACAAGGCAAAGCCTTTTCTTGGTAAAATTGGGAAAATAAACGAAGAAAAAGAGGAACGGTTTGAGGTGATTGTTCCCTCCGAAATTTTGGGTAATGTTATTGAAGCCTTATTAGATGCCCATCCTTATGAAGAGGTCGCTTATGATGTCTATCCTTTACAAAATAAGAGCCGTAAAATTTCATTGGGTGCAAAAGGAGTATTAGATAAATCTATCTCACTTGAAGAATTTTCTAATATTGTAAAAGAAAAATTAAATCTTTCTTCTATAAAAATAGTTGGAAACCTCAATAAAAAAGTAAAAAATATTGCAGTGCTTGGAGGTAGTGGTGGTGGAGAAATAATAAATATTCCCGATAATATAGATGTTTTAGTGACAGGTGATGTCAAATATCATCAGGCTTTAGAAGCAGAAGAGCGAGGATTAGCCGTTATTGATGCGGGACACTTTGGTACTGAGTATCCTATTGTAGAAGGAATTGCTAATTATCTCACCCAAAAACTTCCTTTACTTGAAATAATTATACCTGCAGAAAAAGAACCTTTTCTGTATAAATAAAAAGAGAGGATTAAGGATGCGAATATTGTATTTAACTTCTGAACTGGCTCCTTTAATATCAACCGGTGGTTTAGCAGAAGTAGCTTATGCTTTACCCAAATCCCTTAAAAAAAATGGTATAGATATTCGCATAGGATTACCCAAATACAAGCATTTAAAAATGCCTGAAAATTGTACCCCCTTATTACCCTGTTTATATGATGGTTCAACAAATACATATCAGTCCATGCTCTGGGAAACCCTTGTTCCCCAAACAGATATTCCTTTATATTTGATTGAGCATGAGGAACTTTTCGGTAGGGATTATGTTTATGGTTCGGGAGATTGGGAATACTCGGACAATCCTCGCAGGTTCTCTTTCTTCTGTAAAGCCTTACTCGATTCTATGGAACGAATTCAGTGGAAACCCGATATTATTCACTGTAATGACTGGGCGACTTCTGCTATTTTGCCCTTTCTCTTAATTCAACTTGAACATAATCTTTTCTGGCATAACACCAACACTTTACTTACAATCCATAATCTTGCCTTTCAGGGCCGATATCCGGGTTCTCGTTATTCTTCCACAGGTTTACCTATTGAATTCTTTAATTCTAATTGCTTTGAATATCATGGCGATATGAATTTACTTAAAGGTGGAATTCTTCTTGCGGATAAGATAAATACGGTAAGCCCAACTTATGCAATTGAGATACAAACATTAGAATACGGTTTTGGTTTGGATAATGTATTACGATTTCGCTCTGATGACCTGTCAGGTATTCTTAATGGGGTTGATTACTCAATATGGAGTCCCCAAAATGATAGACATATCGAAATCAATTATAATTGTGATTCCATTTTAAACAAATATATATGTAAAACTTATTTACAGAAAAAAGTTGGTTTACCTGAACAAGACATTCCCTTGATAGGGATTACCAGTCGCCTTTACTGGCAGAAAGGTATTGATATACTTATCCAATCTTTACCCGAATTGTTTCAACTTGATATTCAAATGGTTATCCTTGGAACAGGAGACCCTAAATATGAAACACAACTCAAAGAAATTGCATCATGCTATCCCCAAAAAATAAGAGCTATCATCGGTTATGATACTGAATTATCCCATCAAATTATAGCAGGGAGTGATTTTATACTTATGCCTTCTCGTTATGAACCCTGCGGATTAACCCAATTATATGCATTCGCATATGGAACTATACCCATTGTTCGTAGGGTAGGTGGTTTAGCGGATTCTGTTACGAACATAACTCCTGAAAATATTCGAAAAAATTGTGCAACCGGAAT is a window encoding:
- the rnhA gene encoding ribonuclease HI; this translates as MNEVENKTGIPYVEIFTDGGCIPNPGRGAWAVILIYGDKEKILTGYDENTTNNRMELKAAIEGLKALKKRCKVVIYTDSEYLKKGMSEWLKSWVEKGWKTSSGTVKNIDLWNELAELVEKHEVTWEWIKGHSQHPQNERCDKLVKDIIKNKIKLEKDTK
- a CDS encoding ankyrin repeat domain-containing protein translates to MYRKMKIYLYLLPLIISGCSPSCFDLAAKGDAVNLEKQLLKNPAIINSKDYLGKTILHYAVCSGSKDVLELLYRYGAELNEKDITGMTPLHVCAMWDLKGPARWLITHGANARIKDNFGDSPLHTSAIFGTVNIGKYLKTVGIPMEEKNKEGMTVKELAKKYRNDKWIEEIEGN
- the amrB gene encoding AmmeMemoRadiSam system protein B, which gives rise to MSKRHPAVSGQFYPSNPSTLLAQVSIYIEQSGVSPSSGRVLSIIAPHAGYMYSGPTAGFAFARIRGQKINRVILIGRSHRYTFNGLAICEYESFLTPVGEFPVDEAFNYTLMQKLPFCTNSSHIYEHCIEVMLPFLYGSIGTVPIVPILLGKEPSQKHFEYGKTLASLSGDGDLLIASTDLSHYLPEKEANQIDTNTIHAILDKDVEKIIRGIESGTCSMCGASAVVFAMGFASYFGNYDVHLLNYTTSGKTSGDYSSVVGYASMSFELKETNM
- a CDS encoding Nif3-like dinuclear metal center hexameric protein — its product is MAGIRIQDICSILEEWAPKELAFPEDSVGLVLGSTDWDTNNAIVCLTITDQIVKDAIQKKVKLIISHHPLIFQPLRKIVHTNPHQKRIAQLITNEIACYTCHTNLDVAEKGVNYILAKKLDLSNISGLLPIEHIRLYKLVTFVPKNHLEKVRNAVCGCGAGIIGEYAYCSFSTSGIGTFLPSDKAKPFLGKIGKINEEKEERFEVIVPSEILGNVIEALLDAHPYEEVAYDVYPLQNKSRKISLGAKGVLDKSISLEEFSNIVKEKLNLSSIKIVGNLNKKVKNIAVLGGSGGGEIINIPDNIDVLVTGDVKYHQALEAEERGLAVIDAGHFGTEYPIVEGIANYLTQKLPLLEIIIPAEKEPFLYK
- the glgA gene encoding glycogen synthase GlgA, producing the protein MRILYLTSELAPLISTGGLAEVAYALPKSLKKNGIDIRIGLPKYKHLKMPENCTPLLPCLYDGSTNTYQSMLWETLVPQTDIPLYLIEHEELFGRDYVYGSGDWEYSDNPRRFSFFCKALLDSMERIQWKPDIIHCNDWATSAILPFLLIQLEHNLFWHNTNTLLTIHNLAFQGRYPGSRYSSTGLPIEFFNSNCFEYHGDMNLLKGGILLADKINTVSPTYAIEIQTLEYGFGLDNVLRFRSDDLSGILNGVDYSIWSPQNDRHIEINYNCDSILNKYICKTYLQKKVGLPEQDIPLIGITSRLYWQKGIDILIQSLPELFQLDIQMVILGTGDPKYETQLKEIASCYPQKIRAIIGYDTELSHQIIAGSDFILMPSRYEPCGLTQLYAFAYGTIPIVRRVGGLADSVTNITPENIRKNCATGITFRPLTPKSIIRSIKNAIDLFHNKDIFNVIRINGMKQDFSWDKQAKLYIKLYESLF